AACGCCCTTCTCTTTGCAGGCCACATCTTCCTTATGAACGCCTGGAACGGCGTCTCGCACTCCTCGAGCCTGAGGCTCCAGTGCGGCCTTCTGTAGTTATAGTAGCTTAATGCCTTCTCAAGCCCCCCGAAGTGCCGGATGAGCCTCATCATGGTTCCAGCCGCCTTCTCCACTTTCCCGTTGGATTGAGGATGCTTCACCCTGGCCTTCACATGTTCTATCCCGTTCTCCTCGAGCCATTTCTGGAACTCGTTCAATCCCGGTTCCGCACAGCTCTCTCTTGGTAAGGATGTGAATTGTGTTCCATGGTCGGTCATGAGCTGCCTGGGCTTGCCATAAGCTGCCACAGCCTTTTTAAGAGTTCTTAGACTATTCTGAGCGGTGGCATTTTTATATGAGCCGGCCCCCACCAGCAGCCTTGAAGCGTCGTCCTCTATAAGAATTACATACGCACCCCCA
This portion of the Thermoplasmata archaeon genome encodes:
- a CDS encoding DDE-type integrase/transposase/recombinase; the protein is MGALPRYRERGEYPYPKKPGASPKLITDEEREYVMRARARHPASGVFTLEKAIEGEEGIHIPHNRIHRILKENGLAKDEPRKQRRQKWVRYERKHSNSLWHADWVEIGGAYVILIEDDASRLLVGAGSYKNATAQNSLRTLKKAVAAYGKPRQLMTDHGTQFTSLPRESCAEPGLNEFQKWLEENGIEHVKARVKHPQSNGKVEKAAGTMMRLIRHFGGLEKALSYYNYRRPHWSLRLEECETPFQAFIRKMWPAKRRA